A single region of the Streptomyces sp. NBC_01803 genome encodes:
- a CDS encoding acyl-CoA carboxylase subunit epsilon, with translation MSAIRVVSGNPTREELAAVVAVLTARTSAPPAPPPGGEPAVPAPWVGRDDRPARGGRWHPAR, from the coding sequence ATGAGCGCCATCCGGGTGGTCTCGGGAAATCCCACGCGAGAAGAGCTCGCCGCCGTCGTCGCCGTCCTGACCGCGCGCACCAGCGCGCCCCCCGCGCCGCCGCCGGGCGGCGAACCGGCCGTCCCCGCCCCCTGGGTCGGTCGCGACGACCGCCCGGCGCGCGGTGGCCGCTGGCACCCGGCCAGATGA
- a CDS encoding acyl-CoA carboxylase subunit beta yields the protein MDTISTPQGAEVAGLEEEFAAPSVGPSLAARTAELAGLRARVRAGDPAATERQHAKGKLTAHERIELLLDEGSFQEVESLRRHRATGFGMAERRPHSDGVVTGWGTVHGRTVFVYAHDFRVFGGALGEAHAEKIHKIMDMAIATGAPLVSLNDGAGARIQEGVTALAGYGGIFQRNTRASGVIPQISVMLGPCAGGAAYSPALTDFVFMVRETSQMFITGPDVIQAVTGEKVTQNGLGGADVHAGISGVAHFVYDDEETCLAEVRYLLTMLPQNSAEAPPSVPADDPADRPCSALMDLVSADPTRPYDMREVIEEIVDEGEFMEVHERWAGNVICALGRVEGQTVGVVANQPLVLAGVLDVEASEKAARFVTFCDAFNIPLITLVDVPGFLPGVRQEHEGIIRHGAKLLYAYCNATVPRIQVIVRKAYGGAYIVMDSRSTGADLSYAWPSNEIAVMGAEGAANVIFRREIAAAADPEAVRAERVAEYREQLMHPYYAAERGLVDDVIAPHSTRGVLAGGLRMLRTKTAQLPHRKHGNQPA from the coding sequence ATGGACACGATCAGCACTCCCCAGGGGGCCGAAGTCGCGGGACTCGAAGAGGAGTTCGCGGCACCTTCGGTCGGCCCCTCCCTCGCCGCCCGCACCGCGGAGCTGGCGGGGCTGCGCGCCCGGGTGCGGGCGGGCGACCCCGCGGCCACTGAGCGCCAGCACGCCAAGGGCAAGCTCACCGCCCACGAGCGGATCGAACTGCTGCTGGACGAGGGCAGCTTCCAGGAGGTCGAGTCGCTGCGCAGGCACCGCGCCACCGGCTTCGGCATGGCCGAGCGCCGCCCGCACAGTGACGGCGTCGTCACCGGCTGGGGCACGGTCCACGGCCGGACGGTGTTCGTCTACGCGCACGATTTCCGCGTCTTCGGCGGCGCGCTGGGCGAGGCGCACGCCGAGAAGATCCACAAGATCATGGACATGGCCATCGCCACGGGCGCGCCGCTGGTCTCGCTCAACGACGGCGCGGGCGCCCGGATCCAGGAGGGCGTCACCGCGCTGGCCGGATACGGCGGCATCTTCCAGCGCAACACCCGCGCCTCCGGCGTGATCCCGCAGATCAGCGTGATGCTCGGCCCGTGCGCGGGCGGCGCGGCGTACTCGCCGGCGCTGACCGACTTCGTGTTCATGGTCCGTGAGACGTCGCAGATGTTCATCACCGGCCCCGACGTGATCCAGGCGGTGACGGGCGAGAAGGTCACGCAGAACGGCCTCGGCGGCGCCGACGTGCACGCCGGGATCTCCGGCGTGGCGCACTTCGTCTACGACGACGAGGAGACGTGCCTGGCCGAAGTCCGGTACCTGCTCACGATGTTGCCGCAGAACAGCGCCGAGGCACCGCCGTCCGTGCCCGCCGACGACCCGGCGGACCGGCCCTGTTCGGCGCTGATGGACCTGGTCTCCGCCGACCCGACCCGCCCGTACGACATGCGGGAGGTGATCGAGGAGATCGTGGACGAGGGCGAGTTCATGGAGGTGCACGAGCGCTGGGCGGGCAACGTCATCTGCGCGCTCGGCCGTGTCGAGGGCCAGACGGTCGGCGTGGTCGCCAACCAGCCGCTGGTGCTCGCGGGCGTGCTCGATGTCGAGGCGTCGGAGAAGGCGGCGCGGTTCGTCACGTTCTGCGACGCCTTCAATATCCCGCTGATCACGCTGGTCGACGTGCCCGGCTTCCTGCCGGGCGTGCGCCAGGAGCACGAGGGCATCATCCGGCACGGCGCCAAGCTGCTGTACGCCTACTGCAACGCGACCGTGCCCCGCATCCAGGTCATCGTCCGCAAGGCGTACGGCGGCGCGTACATCGTGATGGACTCCCGCTCCACGGGAGCCGATCTCTCCTACGCCTGGCCGTCGAACGAGATCGCCGTGATGGGCGCCGAGGGCGCGGCCAACGTGATCTTCCGCCGCGAGATCGCCGCCGCGGCCGACCCGGAGGCCGTCCGGGCCGAGCGGGTCGCCGAGTACCGCGAGCAGCTGATGCACCCGTACTACGCGGCCGAACGCGGCCTGGTGGACGACGTCATCGCGCCGCACTCGACGCGCGGGGTGCTCGCCGGGGGTCTGCGGATGCTGCGGACGAAGACGGCCCAACTCCCGCACCGCAAGCATGGGAACCAGCCGGCATGA
- a CDS encoding YciI family protein: MFWAIHCLDRPDAAELRAAARPEHSARLRSGTGPRPVFYGPLVADDGTTAIGSLIVVEADTRKEVADWVAGDPFSTGGVWGRVDIHALSPSERSPVRLTTPAP; encoded by the coding sequence ATGTTCTGGGCGATCCACTGCCTCGACCGGCCGGACGCGGCCGAACTCCGGGCCGCCGCACGGCCCGAGCACTCGGCCAGGCTCCGGTCCGGGACCGGCCCGCGGCCGGTCTTCTATGGCCCGCTGGTCGCCGACGACGGCACCACCGCGATCGGCAGCCTGATCGTGGTCGAGGCGGACACCCGGAAGGAGGTGGCGGACTGGGTCGCCGGGGACCCGTTCTCCACCGGGGGCGTCTGGGGGCGTGTCGACATCCACGCGCTCTCGCCGTCCGAGCGCTCGCCGGTCCGACTGACCACGCCGGCGCCGTAA
- a CDS encoding AfsA-related hotdog domain-containing protein, with translation MSPEALVVVGDRFEEFLANRGTIPVSALLDRLRGGEPPESLALAFGQGLTEAQLAELRALLGRAAVGVPDRAERRLTHKHRAENVLIGPVARLAEGRFTADLVLDERVEVLADHLTGQHIPAITLLEAARQLWTVVTEQYLIAGTERTRFVIGSVNSSFHSFVFPMPATLRYELLDHATTPVGAVYHCRIGVHHGEEPAAAVVEAEYRVIPEKLSAKQEAMAARRAIAAQVGALRAAEEPESVPA, from the coding sequence ATGTCGCCTGAAGCACTCGTCGTCGTAGGAGACCGCTTCGAGGAATTCCTCGCCAACCGGGGGACGATCCCCGTCAGCGCCCTGCTGGACCGGCTGCGCGGCGGCGAACCGCCGGAAAGCCTGGCGCTCGCCTTCGGACAAGGTCTGACGGAAGCGCAGCTCGCCGAGCTGCGCGCCCTGCTGGGCCGCGCGGCGGTCGGCGTGCCGGACCGTGCCGAGCGGCGCCTGACCCACAAGCACCGCGCCGAGAATGTGCTGATCGGCCCCGTCGCCCGGCTCGCGGAGGGCCGCTTCACGGCGGACCTGGTGCTGGACGAGCGGGTCGAGGTGCTGGCCGACCACCTGACCGGCCAGCACATCCCGGCCATCACGCTGCTGGAGGCGGCCCGGCAGCTGTGGACGGTGGTCACCGAGCAGTACCTCATCGCGGGCACCGAGCGCACCCGGTTCGTCATCGGCTCGGTCAACTCCTCGTTCCACAGCTTCGTGTTCCCGATGCCCGCCACGTTGCGCTACGAGCTGCTCGACCACGCCACCACCCCGGTCGGCGCCGTCTACCACTGCCGCATCGGCGTCCACCACGGCGAGGAGCCGGCGGCGGCGGTCGTCGAGGCGGAGTACCGGGTGATTCCGGAGAAGCTCAGCGCCAAGCAGGAGGCCATGGCGGCCCGCCGCGCGATCGCCGCCCAGGTCGGCGCGCTGCGCGCCGCCGAGGAGCCGGAGTCCGTCCCGGCCTAG
- a CDS encoding acyl carrier protein, with amino-acid sequence MLTSDAIKDTVRREINALLAEAELPARDLTGGEPLNELSLNSLMLARLVIQLESEFGVDPFEDGEYVISDIRTVDALCDAYEHTLKATTATV; translated from the coding sequence ATGCTGACTAGCGACGCCATCAAGGACACCGTCCGCCGCGAGATCAACGCCCTGCTGGCGGAGGCCGAACTGCCCGCGCGCGACCTGACCGGAGGCGAGCCGCTCAACGAGCTCAGCCTCAACTCCCTGATGCTCGCCCGCCTGGTGATCCAGCTGGAGAGCGAGTTCGGCGTCGACCCGTTCGAGGACGGCGAGTACGTCATCTCCGACATCAGGACGGTCGACGCGCTGTGCGACGCCTACGAGCACACGCTCAAGGCGACGACGGCCACCGTCTGA
- a CDS encoding SDR family NAD(P)-dependent oxidoreductase: MSAPAEDTASRVALVSGGSRGLGRVLVERLLADGWRVATFSRSANEVVKDLQAEQPDRFLWEAADLGDAASLRAFVRTVTRRFGRVDLLINNAGVLHQELFLTTSSEKTAELIAANLVAPITLAQAAARAMTRQGGGQILNVSSINAIRGYRGVAVYSAAKAGLDGFSRSLARELGAFKIRVNSIVPGFFDSDMTAEVTDRNRERIQRRTPLGRLADIGEIADAVLYLTSPGASFITGQTIVVDGGITC, translated from the coding sequence GTGAGCGCCCCGGCCGAGGACACCGCCTCGCGCGTCGCGCTCGTCAGCGGCGGCAGCCGGGGGCTCGGCCGGGTGCTGGTCGAGCGGCTGCTCGCGGACGGCTGGCGGGTCGCCACGTTCAGCAGGTCGGCCAACGAGGTCGTCAAGGATCTCCAGGCCGAGCAGCCCGACCGGTTCCTGTGGGAGGCCGCCGACCTGGGCGACGCCGCGTCGCTGCGGGCGTTCGTCCGCACGGTGACCCGCCGCTTCGGCCGGGTGGACCTGCTGATCAACAACGCGGGCGTGCTGCACCAGGAGCTCTTCCTGACCACCAGCTCCGAGAAGACCGCCGAGCTGATCGCCGCGAACCTCGTCGCGCCGATCACCCTCGCCCAGGCCGCCGCCCGCGCGATGACGCGGCAGGGCGGTGGCCAGATTCTCAACGTGTCGTCCATCAACGCCATCCGCGGCTACCGGGGCGTGGCGGTCTACTCCGCCGCCAAGGCCGGGCTCGACGGATTCAGCAGGAGCCTGGCGCGCGAGCTCGGAGCGTTCAAGATCCGGGTCAACTCGATCGTCCCCGGCTTCTTCGACAGCGACATGACGGCGGAGGTCACCGACCGGAACCGGGAGCGCATCCAGCGCCGGACGCCCCTGGGCCGCCTCGCGGACATCGGTGAGATCGCCGACGCCGTGCTCTATCTCACCTCGCCCGGTGCTTCGTTCATCACCGGCCAGACCATCGTCGTCGACGGAGGAATCACATGCTGA
- a CDS encoding class I adenylate-forming enzyme family protein: MAHPLLDRLKSFGDNQAVVFEGQTCGYADLLRLVDQWRSFLDANGVAAGEVVTLEGSYSPEACAGLLALIERGVIVVPLTVLPAAKRADFLEIAEVEVVIRVDPDGAHQAERTGRAASHELYPKLRETGHAGLVLFSSGTSGRSKASVLDFEKVLARYGEPARPMRILSFLSLDHIGGVNTLLHTLSQGGTVITVGERTPESICRTVREHGVEVLPTTPTFLNMLLISGAHQRYDTGSLRLITYGTEPMPMRTLERLHAAFPEVRLKQTYGLSELGILPTRSRGNDTLWVKLGTDAGFEHKIVDNVLWIRSEMAMLGYLNAPAPFDEQGFFNTQDVVQVDGEWIRILGRDSEIINVGGEKVYPSEVESVLLEVPNIAEAMVSGRPSPVMGMVVKARVTLIEDEDRREVTRRIREFCATRLEAFKIPAQVEIADAPQHSDRFKKIRSAA; this comes from the coding sequence ATGGCACATCCGTTGCTCGACCGCCTGAAATCCTTCGGTGATAACCAAGCCGTGGTTTTCGAAGGGCAGACATGCGGTTATGCCGATCTGCTGCGTCTGGTGGATCAGTGGCGATCCTTCCTCGACGCCAACGGAGTCGCGGCCGGCGAGGTCGTGACGCTGGAAGGCTCGTACTCGCCCGAGGCGTGCGCGGGACTCCTGGCGCTCATCGAGCGCGGGGTGATCGTCGTCCCGCTGACCGTCCTGCCGGCCGCCAAGCGCGCCGACTTCCTGGAGATCGCCGAAGTCGAGGTGGTCATCCGGGTGGACCCGGACGGCGCCCACCAGGCCGAGCGCACCGGCCGCGCCGCGAGCCACGAGCTGTACCCGAAGCTGCGCGAGACCGGCCACGCGGGCCTGGTCCTGTTCAGCTCCGGCACCTCGGGCCGCAGCAAGGCGTCGGTCCTCGACTTCGAGAAGGTGCTGGCCCGTTACGGCGAGCCGGCCCGGCCGATGCGCATCCTGTCCTTCCTGAGCCTGGACCACATCGGCGGCGTCAACACCCTGCTCCACACGCTCAGTCAGGGCGGCACGGTGATCACCGTCGGCGAGCGGACGCCGGAGTCCATCTGCCGGACGGTGCGGGAGCACGGCGTCGAGGTGCTGCCGACGACGCCCACGTTCCTGAACATGCTGCTCATCTCCGGTGCCCACCAGCGGTACGACACCGGGTCGTTGCGGCTCATCACCTACGGCACCGAGCCGATGCCGATGCGCACCCTGGAGCGGCTGCACGCCGCGTTCCCCGAGGTGCGGCTGAAGCAGACGTACGGGCTGAGCGAGCTGGGCATCCTGCCGACGCGCTCGCGCGGCAACGACACGCTGTGGGTGAAGCTCGGCACCGACGCCGGGTTCGAGCACAAGATCGTGGACAACGTGCTGTGGATCCGCTCCGAGATGGCCATGCTCGGCTACCTCAACGCGCCCGCGCCCTTCGACGAGCAGGGGTTCTTCAACACCCAGGACGTCGTCCAGGTGGACGGCGAGTGGATCCGCATCCTGGGCCGGGACTCCGAGATCATCAACGTCGGCGGGGAGAAGGTGTATCCCAGTGAGGTCGAGTCCGTCCTGCTGGAGGTCCCCAACATCGCCGAGGCCATGGTCAGCGGCCGGCCCAGCCCGGTCATGGGCATGGTGGTGAAGGCCAGGGTCACCCTGATCGAGGATGAGGACCGGCGCGAAGTCACGCGGCGCATACGGGAGTTCTGCGCGACGCGGCTGGAGGCGTTCAAGATCCCGGCCCAGGTGGAGATCGCGGACGCGCCGCAGCACTCCGACCGTTTCAAGAAGATCAGGAGCGCGGCGTGA
- a CDS encoding 4'-phosphopantetheinyl transferase family protein: protein MIQRLLPSAVACATATADLPDAGALPEEAAALSSACGEPRRREFLTTRTCARAAMVSLGVPPAGVPSGPKGEPRWPAGLTGSMTHCDGYRAAAVSRTSDFHVVAIDAERHVPLPADVARHITVPAERAHLAELARHDPGTHWETVLFSAKETVYKAFNPLTGRWLGFRDARLSFDPATRTFRARLLQPGPVVDGVRINEFAGRWSVGEGLALTAIALPATAADRLLLQAA from the coding sequence ATGATTCAGCGGCTGCTGCCGTCCGCCGTCGCCTGCGCCACCGCCACCGCCGATCTGCCGGACGCCGGCGCGCTGCCCGAGGAGGCGGCGGCGCTCAGCTCCGCCTGCGGCGAGCCGCGCCGACGCGAATTCCTCACCACCAGGACCTGCGCCCGCGCCGCGATGGTCTCGCTCGGCGTCCCTCCGGCCGGCGTTCCGTCGGGCCCGAAGGGCGAGCCGCGCTGGCCGGCCGGGCTGACCGGCAGCATGACCCACTGCGACGGCTACCGGGCCGCGGCGGTCTCCCGGACCAGCGACTTCCACGTGGTCGCCATCGACGCCGAGCGGCACGTGCCGCTGCCCGCCGACGTGGCGCGGCACATCACGGTCCCGGCGGAGCGCGCGCACCTGGCGGAGCTGGCCCGGCACGACCCCGGCACGCACTGGGAGACCGTGCTGTTCAGCGCCAAGGAGACGGTCTACAAGGCGTTCAACCCGCTGACCGGACGCTGGCTCGGCTTCCGCGACGCCCGGCTGAGCTTCGATCCGGCCACCCGCACGTTCCGGGCCCGGCTGCTGCAGCCGGGCCCGGTGGTGGACGGTGTGCGGATCAACGAGTTCGCCGGCCGGTGGTCGGTGGGGGAAGGGCTGGCGCTCACCGCCATCGCCCTGCCCGCGACCGCCGCCGACCGGCTGCTGCTGCAAGCCGCCTGA
- a CDS encoding HAD family hydrolase — protein sequence MTDVKTTTSATTTVPAPTTAPTTRAAFFDVDETLLNVKSMFHFLRYWMARQGDDGSAHDAVMAEVRAQADGGVPRTEINRRYYRRFAGVDHEELTRAGHEWYEEYRAGRTAVVVSAWAAASRHKGAGDTVVLVSGSFRGLLEPMAEDLGADVILCSEPIVGPDGRLTGEIERPMIGPNKAAAVRFTMAGLGLGPDDCACYGDHSSDLDMLMAVGNPVVVGADPVLIGQAQSLDWPVLPATPGPLRSAGALAAVELTRRAGR from the coding sequence ATGACCGACGTGAAAACGACGACGAGTGCCACCACGACAGTGCCCGCGCCCACGACCGCGCCCACGACCCGGGCGGCCTTCTTCGACGTGGACGAGACGCTGCTCAACGTCAAGAGCATGTTCCACTTCCTGCGCTACTGGATGGCGCGGCAGGGCGACGACGGCAGCGCTCACGACGCCGTGATGGCCGAGGTCCGCGCGCAGGCGGACGGCGGGGTGCCGCGCACGGAGATCAACCGGCGCTACTACCGCCGTTTCGCCGGCGTGGACCATGAGGAGCTGACCCGGGCGGGCCACGAGTGGTACGAGGAGTACCGGGCCGGCCGGACCGCCGTGGTCGTCTCCGCCTGGGCGGCGGCGTCGCGGCACAAGGGCGCCGGGGACACCGTCGTCCTGGTCTCCGGGTCCTTCCGCGGTCTGCTGGAGCCGATGGCCGAGGACCTGGGCGCCGACGTCATCCTCTGCTCGGAGCCGATCGTCGGCCCCGACGGGCGGCTGACCGGCGAGATCGAGCGGCCGATGATCGGCCCGAACAAGGCCGCGGCGGTGCGCTTCACGATGGCCGGCCTCGGCCTCGGGCCGGACGACTGCGCCTGCTACGGCGACCACTCCAGCGATCTGGACATGCTGATGGCGGTCGGCAACCCGGTCGTCGTGGGCGCCGACCCGGTGCTCATCGGTCAGGCGCAGAGCCTGGACTGGCCGGTCCTGCCGGCCACTCCGGGCCCGCTGCGGAGCGCCGGCGCGCTGGCGGCGGTCGAGCTCACCAGGCGCGCCGGCCGCTGA
- a CDS encoding helix-turn-helix transcriptional regulator, producing MSLSRAALHAATRPLNIFLAIRNDLQRYGVEAMLRSLDVVGHCSAYPGLDAAVEAVRDPDTDILLTASDTADHGGEAALRRAAHRGIRVLLLLPRPSEVNLDQVTSLPGASLLPMDDLDPHTLDEVLSAMDAGEVYIPPALTRALLHRAGHGEPRTQAAPRLTPREKEALVLLVDGYSNKQIARRLRISEHGAKRLVANILAKLNCPNRTLAAARALREGLCGDRAVAAPVPTLLNATWR from the coding sequence ATGTCGCTCAGCCGCGCAGCCCTGCACGCCGCGACCCGACCGCTCAACATCTTCCTGGCCATCCGCAACGACCTTCAGCGCTACGGCGTCGAGGCCATGCTCCGCTCGCTGGACGTCGTCGGCCACTGCTCCGCGTACCCCGGCCTCGATGCCGCCGTCGAAGCCGTGCGGGATCCGGACACCGACATCCTGCTCACCGCGTCCGATACGGCGGATCACGGCGGGGAGGCCGCGCTACGGCGCGCGGCCCACCGGGGGATACGGGTCCTGCTGCTGCTTCCCAGGCCGAGCGAGGTCAACCTCGACCAGGTCACCTCGCTGCCGGGCGCGTCGCTGCTGCCCATGGACGACCTCGACCCCCACACGCTGGACGAGGTCCTCAGCGCCATGGACGCCGGTGAGGTGTACATCCCGCCCGCGCTCACCCGCGCCCTGCTGCACCGTGCCGGGCACGGCGAGCCCCGGACACAGGCCGCCCCCCGACTGACGCCGCGCGAGAAGGAAGCGCTGGTGCTGCTGGTGGACGGCTACAGCAACAAGCAGATCGCGCGTCGGCTGCGTATCTCGGAGCACGGCGCGAAGCGGCTGGTGGCGAACATCCTCGCCAAGCTCAACTGCCCCAACCGCACCCTCGCCGCGGCCCGTGCGCTGCGCGAGGGGCTGTGCGGCGACCGCGCCGTAGCAGCACCTGTTCCCACCCTTCTCAACGCGACCTGGCGGTGA
- a CDS encoding TetR/AcrR family transcriptional regulator: MTQDPTPTKQRLLSAAKEEFAAHGIAGARVDRIAALANVNKERIYGYFGNKQKLFDQVVGQALDELAAAVPLAPGDDPAEYVGRVYDFHRANPSLVRLFLWEALHYRDDPLPNESERASLYERKVANLAETFGTGISPRVAACLLSLIGLAAWPNAVPQMARMILGTAPPHPDLREYVVAFARKALSDAVPEPAGV; the protein is encoded by the coding sequence ATGACGCAGGATCCGACTCCCACCAAGCAACGGCTCCTCTCCGCCGCGAAGGAAGAGTTCGCAGCTCACGGCATCGCGGGCGCCCGAGTGGACCGCATCGCCGCCCTCGCGAACGTCAACAAGGAGCGCATCTACGGGTATTTCGGCAATAAGCAGAAGCTCTTCGACCAGGTCGTCGGCCAGGCCCTCGACGAGCTGGCCGCTGCCGTCCCGCTGGCCCCCGGCGACGACCCCGCCGAGTACGTGGGGCGGGTGTACGACTTCCACCGCGCCAACCCCTCGCTCGTGCGGCTCTTCCTCTGGGAGGCCCTGCACTATCGCGACGACCCCCTGCCCAACGAGTCCGAACGCGCCTCGCTCTACGAACGCAAGGTGGCCAACCTCGCGGAGACCTTCGGCACCGGGATCTCGCCGCGGGTGGCGGCCTGTCTGCTGAGCCTGATCGGCCTGGCCGCCTGGCCCAACGCGGTGCCGCAGATGGCCCGCATGATCCTGGGCACCGCCCCGCCGCACCCCGATCTCCGCGAGTACGTCGTGGCGTTCGCCCGCAAAGCCCTGTCCGACGCCGTCCCCGAACCGGCCGGCGTTTAG